A DNA window from Vibrio tarriae contains the following coding sequences:
- a CDS encoding cytochrome b/b6 domain-containing protein: MAKPYTWDLFVRVTHWLVAALFLANFFAIEEGSDLHEWVGYVVMGAIILRLGWGVITHSPARLTAFTPSIPKAIEHIKEVVRTKQDNHTGHNPAGAIMIWAMWFLLLATGLSGWMSEWDLFWGEDWIKEVHETLANLTMAAVAVHVSAVIIMSKFTGHPYVHGMLIGHKTSSQNSEQS, from the coding sequence ATGGCTAAACCATACACATGGGATCTTTTTGTTCGAGTAACGCATTGGTTGGTTGCCGCCCTTTTCTTGGCTAATTTTTTTGCAATTGAAGAGGGCAGTGATTTACACGAATGGGTTGGCTATGTGGTTATGGGAGCCATTATCCTGCGTTTAGGCTGGGGGGTAATCACTCACTCCCCTGCTCGGCTAACGGCTTTTACGCCATCCATTCCCAAAGCCATTGAGCACATTAAAGAAGTGGTGCGAACCAAACAAGATAATCACACTGGGCATAACCCTGCTGGTGCGATTATGATTTGGGCAATGTGGTTTTTACTGCTCGCCACCGGTTTATCGGGTTGGATGAGTGAGTGGGATCTGTTTTGGGGTGAAGACTGGATTAAAGAGGTGCATGAAACCTTAGCTAATCTGACCATGGCTGCCGTTGCCGTCCATGTGTCAGCGGTCATTATTATGTCTAAATTTACTGGGCATCCTTATGTGCATGGAATGCTGATCGGGCATAAAACATCTTCACAAAATAGTGAACAGTCTTAA
- a CDS encoding PepSY domain-containing protein, protein MSLLKISRLFAITSLGLVSAAAFADPTCTTEPESSWIPFEQAQQQVEDMGYKIKVFKITKTSCYELYGHDQEGKRVEIYFNPTNMEKVKEEKDG, encoded by the coding sequence ATGTCACTACTCAAAATTTCTCGTCTGTTCGCTATTACTTCTCTTGGCTTAGTTTCTGCGGCAGCATTCGCTGACCCGACTTGTACAACAGAACCCGAAAGCAGTTGGATTCCTTTTGAACAAGCTCAGCAACAAGTGGAAGATATGGGCTATAAGATTAAAGTGTTCAAAATCACCAAAACCAGTTGCTATGAATTGTATGGTCACGACCAAGAGGGTAAACGAGTCGAAATCTATTTCAACCCAACCAATATGGAGAAAGTAAAAGAGGAAAAAGATGGCTAA
- a CDS encoding diacylglycerol kinase, whose product MKHSRTGIARIFYATGYSMKGFAAAWKNEAAFRQEVALTLPLTVLTFFLSVTKVEQVLLVGCLVLILIAELLNSAVEAVVDRIGAEHHELSGRAKDIGSAAVFVALCFAAFTWAWILL is encoded by the coding sequence ATGAAGCATTCACGTACTGGTATAGCGCGTATTTTTTACGCGACTGGGTACTCGATGAAAGGATTTGCCGCTGCATGGAAAAATGAAGCAGCCTTTCGTCAAGAGGTTGCCTTAACGTTACCCTTAACCGTTCTTACCTTTTTCTTATCTGTGACGAAAGTTGAACAAGTATTACTTGTTGGCTGCCTTGTTCTTATTTTAATCGCTGAACTTTTAAATTCTGCCGTTGAGGCTGTCGTAGACAGGATTGGGGCTGAACATCATGAACTCAGTGGACGGGCGAAAGATATTGGCTCTGCCGCTGTATTTGTTGCGCTCTGCTTTGCAGCTTTTACTTGGGCTTGGATATTGTTGTAA